In a single window of the Ooceraea biroi isolate clonal line C1 chromosome 8, Obir_v5.4, whole genome shotgun sequence genome:
- the LOC105275482 gene encoding HEAT repeat-containing protein 5B isoform X2, with protein sequence MMELSHSLTLNEDALNQIPEAKRPVFIFEWLRFLDKVLVAAQKSDIKGCQQKLVEQLTRHMQGAPGPPTRRLIARCLATLFSVGDTFLLFDTVNKCNDILRNKDDSPSFLPTKLAAICCVGCMYEKLGRMMGRSYEETVQILIKSLRSAESQTRIEIMHTLEKVCAGMGSAITNVHKEIYKVSRHYLTDRVMAVRCAAAKCLLEMLNHAPFLYTTEIESVATLCFRAFEGSNYEVRCSVAKLLGTLVAMTQLPSPKIKNPAVAHNKNIKQTSLEEVLNILMSGFLRGGVGFLKGTGEIIKGTSGINREVRVGVTHAYVVFVQMLGGIWLERNIGALIAHVLDLVTNPKAASSHVEAVYSRKCVNFILRGTVGKLLGEGAQAAACKEIAHIILKQMNSIDFSPENAKDCNQETLFSQHLLVCALQEMGSLILGLGTTATNLLSDQSLSLVDTIMAVLVHPCQAARLAASWCLRCICVAVPSQITPLIDRCVDGIENMRSSPEAIAGYSSALAAVLGSVRLSPLGVPHTKGKIIFNTAEELLRSASQNSRLSLNRTHAGWLLIGAIMTLGTAVVKGLLPRMLLLWRNSFPRSNKELESEKARGDAFTWQVTLEGRAGALSAMYSFLLHCPELLNDDITRRLLTPIESALAMLTNLSPVLKNYGQQLKAPAAMVRLRLYETLLLLPPQTFEGSYTHLLRMLVSEFTLTDNPGNTTTSLLRVVCHANDSVILGTWLQETDHRTIEDQMEPNRRADLEHLQPNSAAGSGALEHNTCCLYRPIPHIEIIPGPLPLGVAVIDLSVTLFGQIFPRVANKHRLQMLDHFSECIKHTKSGRQEAIQMNVFTAVLSGLKGLNEAKTGFGQEDVKKSATNLIISTLVSGNPILRWAAGEAVGRMAQVISDPKFTAELAQTSFDRLKSARDVASRTGHSLALGCLHKYVGGMGSSQHLNTSVSILLALAQDNSSPVVQVWALHALSLIADSGGPMFRGYVEPTLSLALTLLLNVPHSYIDVHQCIGKVLSALITTIGPELQGNTSTICMARSSFLCACAIMQDHQDPLVQAEATGCLQQLHLFAPRHVNLSSLVPTLCRTLSSNHLLLRKAAISCLRQLAQREAKEVCEHAMTLANESRDTNVVEGLVITETGLPGVLFSMLDTETDSKLIKDIHDTLTSMLQILAADNLSLWLSLCKDVLTIASESSTIEEGNAANAEDSAADNENVDAEGDDDQAEFHADESTKQRLSITPRWPTRVFAAQCVRRIVAACVNNKQAHFDLALAKEMQLSKGKGDFLVLHLSDLVRMAFMAATSDCDPLRLEGLKTLQEIIDKFAKVPEPEFPGHLLLEQFQAQVGAALRPAFSAETPSHVTAAACEACSAWIGSGVARDLNDLRRVHQLLVSSLEKLTEGNTRAQLYNESLSTLERLAILKAWAEVYVVAMIRDGSALNSKDVTNRNANQANDETEEEFGEFEFQSESLLSLVQPELLSLSQHWLSALRDHALLSLPPEFSSQLPHDGGAFYTTDTMESARPHYVESWAPILHAATLWVNARGFKMGNDDQEKGTTNITNNNHTSNNNNNNDEAAASKTNMNIERFHLLFGICMEALCSPRSSESPQNIETCLNALYTLLDSTWARKVFITDRSLPIELCNVLHRLLLTRESYVIQMIVMEVLKQVMKAAQEDLAVRKTLKLKDDASAHQESNETLELDLLGEGEENGELPPGKSLVFAVLEVCLCLLVRQIPALNPNPGGATAILSQRGYVPSEESGKLIALSLNIMESLPTLCSPRGATAILPTLLYLATGVIRETAVRTENDTTKPGSEMPIHAALHCVKSLTSNKYAKDHRSQEQWTGLLRSALAKIIDLAKTGNDETKMDEVAMMLGIAVFVLHAPPEVVSAPNLQFPCINHFRHAFQSENLTVKLKCVQTLRTIFVHPERNISTPYIHALAPRLVEYLYSDRSKQVTNDMELNFTLECISTVEALIGLVDLSNRIQMLTLLVPILINYLLEGDELQRAAKYQASLHQQSFQWLNKIGPKYPQEFKTLMSQSTELKIKLENAVRSSHQQAQRHTRPVDPVKPQIKISAPSIKLKTDFSNFN encoded by the exons ATGATGGAGTTGAGTCATAGTCTGACCCTCAATGAGGATGCACTTAATCAGATCCCGGAGGCAAAACGACCAGTCTTTATCTTCGAATGGTTACGTTTCCTGGATAAAGTTTTAGTTGCCGCTCAAAAG AGCGATATTAAAGGATGTCAGCAAAAGTTGGTAGAGCAACTTACCAGACACATGCAGGGGGCTCCTGGTCCACCCACACGGCGTCTCATAGCGAGGTGTCTTGCTACCTTATTTAGTGTTGGTGACACATTCCTGCTTTTTGATACTGTCAACAAGTGCAATGATATCTTGAGGAACAAGGATGACTCGCCAAGTTTTCTACCCACAAAAtt agCGGCTATCTGCTGTGTGGGATGCATGTACGAGAAACTAGGGAGAATGATGGGCAGGTCATACGAGGAAACTGTGCAAATCTTAATAAAGTCGCTGCGTTCTGCAGAGTCACAAACGCGAATAGAAATTATGCATACGTTGGAAAAG GTGTGTGCCGGAATGGGATCAGCAATAACTAACGTGCataaagagatatataaaGTTTCCAGGCATTATTTGACTGATCGAGTAATGGCAGTGAGATGTGCTGCTGCCAAG tgtTTGTTAGAGATGTTAAATCACGCACCGTTTTTGTACACCACCGAAATTGAGAGCGTAGCGACTCTGTGTTTTCGAGCATTTGAAGGCTCAAATTATGAAGTGAGATGTTCCGTCGCGAAATTATTAGGCACTCTAGTAGCAATGACACAACTCCCTTCACCTAAGATAAAAAATCCTGCAG TCGCGCACAACAAGAATATTAAACAGACGTCACTTGAAGAGGTGCTGAATATACTGATGTCCGGGTTTCTGCGAGGTGGTGTCGGTTTCCTAAAGGGAACGGGCGAGATAATAAAAGGGACCTCTGGCATAAATAGAGAAGTGCGAGTTGGAGTGACACAT GCATACGTGGTGTTTGTTCAAATGTTGGGAGGAATATGGCTGGAACGTAACATTGGCGCGTTAATCGCGCATGTATTAGATCTGGTCACAAATCCGAAAGCTGCCAGCTCACACGTTGAAGCAGTGTACTCGCGCAAATGCGTGAACTTCATATTACGCGGCACTGTCGGCAAATTGCTGGGAGAAGGCGCTCAAGCTGCCGCTTGCAAAGAGATAGCGCACATTATTTTGAAGCAAATGAATTCTATCG ACTTCAGTCCAGAGAACGCTAAAGACTGCAATCAGGAGACACTGTTCAGCCAACACTTGTTGGTATGCGCGTTGCAAGAAATGGGCAGTTTAATATTGGGATTGGGTACCACAGCCACGAATTTATTATCCGATCAATCTCTAA GTCTGGTTGATACTATAATGGCCGTCTTAGTACATCCGTGTCAAGCGGCAAGATTAGCAGCTTCCTGGTGTCTGCGATGCATATGCGTGGCGGTACCGAGTCAAATAACACCTTTGATCGACCGTTGCGTCGACGGGATCGAGAATATGCGTAGCTCACCTGAAGCTATAGCCGGTTACAGCAGTGCTCTCGCCGCAGTTTTGGGAAGCGTTCGCTTGTCGCCCTTGGGAGTACCTCACACTAAGGGAAAG ATAATCTTCAATACCGCGGAAGAGCTCCTGAGAAGCGCGAGTCAGAACAGTCGCTTGTCTTTAAATCGCACGCATGCAGGATGGCTGTTGATAGGCGCAATAATGACTCTGG GTACCGCGGTAGTGAAGGGTTTATTGCCAAGAATGTTACTTCTATGGCGAAACTCCTTCCCGCGATCAAACAAGGAACTCGAAAGCGAGAAAGCGCGCGGCGATGCTTTCACATGGCAAGTAACTCTGGAAGGACGTGCCGGCGCGCTATCCGCCATGTATAGTTTCCTGTTACATTGCCCGGAGCTCCTGAACGACGACATCACGCGACGATTACTTACGCCGATTGAGTCTGCACTGGCAATGTTAACgaa tttGTCACCCGTCTTGAAAAATTATGGCCAACAGTTGAAAGCCCCCGCGGCTATGGTTCGTTTACGCTTATACGAGACACTATTGTTGTTACCACCACAAACGTTTGAAG GTTCATATACACACCTTCTGAGAATGTTGGTATCGGAGTTCACGCTTACGGATAATCCTGGAAACACGACTACCTCTTTATTACGTGTGGTTTGCCATGCTAACGACTCCGTGATTCTGGGTACATGGCTGCAGGAAACCGATCACCGTACGATAGAGGATCAA ATGGAACCAAACAGAAGGGCAGATTTGGAGCAT tTGCAACCAAACAGTGCTGCAGGATCCGGGGCATTGGAACACAATACATGCTGCCTTTATAGGCCGATACCACAT ATTGAAATCATTCCTGGTCCTCTGCCTCTCGGCGTGGCAGTGATCGATTTATCGGTCACGTTATTCGGCCAGATATTCCCGCGCGTAGCGAACAAGCACAGGTTGCAAATGTTGGATCACTTCAGCGAATGTATAAAGCACACCAAGTCCGGCAGGCAAGAGGCAATACAGATGAACGTATTCACGGCTGTATTGAGCGGTCTGAAGGGCCTCAATGAAGCAAAAACGGGCTTCGGACAAGAAGACGTCAAGAAATCTGCCACTAATCTTATCATA AGCACGCTGGTCAGCGGTAATCCTATTTTACGATGGGCGGCGGGCGAAGCGGTCGGCAGAATGGCGCAAGTAATTTCCGATCCTAAATTTACCGCGGAGCTGGCACAGACCAGTTTCGATCGCTTGAAATCGGCCCGCGACGTCGCCAGCAGAACCGGCCACTCGTTGGCGTTAGGCTGTCTGCACAAGTACGTTGGCGGAATGGGCTCGAGCCAACATCTCAATACCAGCGTTAGCATTCTGCTCGCTCTCGCGCAGGATAACTCGTCTCCTGTGGTGCAA GTTTGGGCACTGCACGCTCTTTCTCTGATAGCCGATTCCGGTGGCCCAATGTTCAGAGGCTACGTAGAGCCCACGTTATCCTTAGCCTTGACTCTTCTTCTCAATGTTCCTCATTCCTACATTGATGTGCATCAGTGTATCGGTAAGGTGTTGTCGGCACTCATCACAACTATAGGGCCAGAATTACAAG GCAACACGTCTACGATCTGTATGGCGCGGTCGTCATTTTTGTGCGCGTGTGCCATTATGCAGGATCATCAAGATCCGCTTGTTCAAGCCGAGGCGACCGGCTGCCTTCAACAATTGCATCTCTTTGCACCCAGACACGTCAATTTGTCTTCCCTCGTTCCCACATTATGC CGCACTTTATCGAGCAATCATTTACTTCTGCGTAAAGCTGCAATATCGTGTCTTCGGCAGCTCGCTCAGCGCGAAGCGAAGGAAGTGTGCGAGCATGCGATGACACTGGCTAATGAAAGCAGGGACACTAATGTGGTGGAAGGTCTCGTTATTACAGAAACTGGTCTTCCAGGCGTGCTATTCAGTATGCTGGATACAGAAACCGATAGCAAATTGATCAAGGATATCCACGATACTTTGACGAGCATGCTGCAGATATTAGCGGCGGACAATCTGTCTTTGTGGTTGTCGCTGTGCAAAGACGTTCTCACAATAGCTTCAG AATCGAGCACAATCGAGGAAGGTAATGCAGCGAATGCGGAGGACAGCGCCGCTGACAATGAGAACGTGGATGCGGAAGGCGACGATGATCAGGCCGAGTTCCACGCTGACGAGTCTACCAAACAGCGACTGTCTATCACACCGAGGTGGCCAACCAGAGTCTTCGCAGCGCAATGCGTCAGACGTATCGTCGCAGCCTGCGTGAACAACAAGCAGGCGCATTTTGATCTCGCGTTGGCCAAAGAGATGCAACTCTCCAAAGGGAAAG GAGATTTTCTGGTGTTACATTTGTCGGATTTGGTACGCATGGCGTTCATGGCTGCAACGAGCGACTGCGATCCACTACGACTCGAGGGTCTCAAGACCTTACAAGAGATCATTGACAAATTTGCCAAGGTTCCCGAGCCAGAGTTTCCCGGACACCTGCTGCTCGAGCAGTTTCAGGCACAG GTTGGGGCCGCATTGAGACCGGCATTTTCCGCGGAAACACCGTCGCACGTTACGGCCGCGGCATGTGAGGCGTGCAGTGCATGGATCGGCAGCGGCGTCGCCAGAGATCTCAATGATCTTCGAAGAGTGCACCAGTTACTCGTATCATCCCTGGAAAAATTAACGGAAGGTAACACTCGAGCGCAGCTTTACAACGAGAGTCTTTCGACACTGGAGAGATTGGCGATCCTAAAAGCGTGGGCGGAG GTATACGTAGTTGCGATGATAAGAGATGGATCTGCGTTAAACAGTAAAGACGTGACCAATCGCAATGCGAATCAAGCCAATGACGAGACCGAGGAAGAATTTGGGGAGTTCGAGTTTCAGAGCGAAAGTTTGCTGAGTCTGGTTCAGCCAGAACTTCTGAGTCTGAGTCAGCATTGGCTGTCTGCATTGAGAGATCACGCGTTGCTTTCTTTGCCGCCAG AATTCTCCAGCCAATTGCCGCATGACGGTGGAGCATTTTACACAACCGATACTATGGAGTCTGCTCGTCCTCACTACGTGGAATCGTGGGCGCCGATTCTTCACGCCGCGACGCTTTGGGTCAATGCGAGAGGATTCAAAATGGGAAACGATGACCAGGAAAAAGGGACGACGAATATTACTAACAACAATCATACcagtaacaataataacaacaacgATGAAGCCGCCGCTTCTAAAACTAATATGAACATTGAACGTTTCCACTTATTATTCG GCATATGCATGGAAGCTTTGTGCAGTCCTCGTTCCTCCGAATCGCCGCAAAATATAGAGACATGTTTAAACGCCTTGTATACGCTGCTCGATTCAACGTGGGCGCGTAAGGTTTTTATCACGGATCGTTCTTTGCCAATCGAATTGTGCAATGTTCTTCACAG ATTGCTTTTAACACGAGAGAGTTACGTCATCCAAATGATAGTGATGGAAGTTCTGAAGCAGGTGATGAAAGCGGCGCAGGAGGATCTCGCTGTGAGGAAGACCTTGAAACTTAAAG ATGACGCATCGGCGCATCAAGAAAGCAATGAGACATTGGAACTCGATCTGTTGGGCGAAGGAGAAGAAAATGGCGAACTCCCGCCGGGCAAATCGTTGGTGTTTGCTGTCTTGGAAGTGTGTCTGTGTCTTCTAGTGCGACAGATACCAGCGTTGAATCCAAATCCCGGCGGTGCCACTGCCATTTTGTCTCAAAGGGGATACGTGCCGTCTGAAGAGAGTGGCAAACTGATCGCGTTGTCCCTTAATATAATGGAATCCCTTCCAACGCTATGTTCTCCACGAG GTGCGACAGCAATTCTTCCGACGTTGTTGTACCTAGCGACTGGTGTTATACGAGAAACCGCGGTGCGAACGGAGAATGATACTACCAAACCCGGTTCGGAGATGCCGATCCATGCCGCGTTGCATTGCGTCAAGAGTCTTACCAGTAACAAATATGCTAAAGATCACAGAAGTCAAGAGCAATGGACGGGACTGCTGCGAAGTGCACTTGCTAAGATTATCGATCTAGCTAAAACAG gaaATGATGAAACTAAAATGGACGAAGTAGCCATGATGTTGGGTATCGCCGTATTTGTGCTACATGCACCGCCAGAGGTAGTGAGCGCTCCAAATCTGCAATTCCCGTGTATCAATCACTTCCGACATGCGTTCCAGTCTGAGAACTTAACG GTAAAACTGAAATGCGTACAAACGTTAAGAACGATATTTGTGCATCCGGAGCGCAACATAAGTACTCCGTACATTCACGCACTCGCGCCACGCCTGGTGGAGTACTTATACAGCGACAGGAGCAAACAAGTGACAAACGACATGGAACTGAACTTTACGTTAGAGTGCATCAGCACGGTGGAAGCTCTCATTGGACTCGTCGATCTTTCCAATC GTATTCAAATGCTGACTCTGCTCGTGCCGATTCTGATCAACTACCTGTTGGAAGGGGACGAGCTTCAGCGCGCTGCCAAGTATCAGGCAAGTCTCCATCAGCAAAGTTTCCAGTGGCTCAATAAAATCGGGCCAAAATATCCGCAG GAATTCAAGACGCTGATGTCGCAATCCACTGAGCTGAAAATTAAATTGGAAAACGCCGTACGATCTAGCCATCAACAGGCGCAGCGTCACACCCGACCGGTCGATCCTGTGAAGCcgcagataaaaatatctgcgcCGTCGATCAAGTTAAAAACTGACTTTTCTAACTTCAATTAG